One segment of Desulfovermiculus halophilus DSM 18834 DNA contains the following:
- a CDS encoding prepilin-type N-terminal cleavage/methylation domain-containing protein, giving the protein MPNTSITKASPAQQGFTLIEIIAVLVILGILSAVAVPKFMDMRDEARQKGLESLVSAAQSNLHMAFARNLLTENGNQTAAFQNINSTVCNQISADGWLTDATIDCSDPSGENDITITAEYGDYNATGTFSNPVHNDDIGSSS; this is encoded by the coding sequence ATGCCAAACACATCAATCACAAAAGCATCCCCAGCCCAGCAGGGCTTCACCCTGATCGAGATTATTGCTGTATTGGTTATTTTGGGGATTTTATCAGCTGTGGCAGTGCCAAAATTTATGGATATGCGTGATGAAGCGAGACAAAAGGGGCTAGAATCATTAGTTTCTGCCGCTCAAAGCAATTTGCATATGGCATTTGCAAGAAATTTATTAACAGAAAATGGCAATCAAACTGCAGCATTTCAAAATATTAATTCAACAGTTTGCAATCAAATTTCAGCTGATGGATGGCTAACTGATGCAACCATAGATTGCTCTGATCCTTCAGGAGAAAATGATATTACCATTACTGCTGAATATGGTGATTATAACGCTACTGGGACTTTTTCCAATCCTGTACACAATGATGACATAGGATCCTCGTCGTAA
- a CDS encoding type II toxin-antitoxin system HicA family toxin has product MNSRLVVKALEQDGWYKVAQSGSHIQFRHPSKKGRVTVPHPKKDIPAGTLKSIERQAGIQFT; this is encoded by the coding sequence ATGAATAGCCGGCTGGTCGTAAAGGCTTTGGAACAAGATGGGTGGTACAAGGTTGCTCAATCCGGGTCACATATCCAGTTCCGGCATCCGTCCAAGAAGGGGCGGGTTACTGTGCCCCACCCCAAAAAAGATATCCCAGCTGGCACACTCAAAAGCATCGAGCGCCAAGCAGGAATACAATTTACGTAG
- a CDS encoding type II toxin-antitoxin system HicB family antitoxin: MTNYLAIVHKDHNSDFGVSFPDFPGCVTAGSTLDEAKDMAHDALSLHVKGMLEDQENLPVPSKLEDIIDNPDYSDAAAILVISVSEEKSRTVRVNITLPENMLRKIDMVAKQRGMSRSSFLVHAAENALTAPNKNNSSSQPV, translated from the coding sequence ATGACCAACTACCTTGCCATTGTTCACAAAGATCACAACAGTGATTTTGGTGTATCATTTCCCGATTTTCCGGGATGCGTTACCGCAGGCAGTACGCTTGATGAGGCAAAAGATATGGCCCATGATGCCCTTTCGCTTCATGTGAAAGGTATGCTGGAAGACCAGGAAAATTTGCCGGTTCCATCCAAGCTGGAAGATATCATAGACAATCCAGACTATTCAGATGCAGCCGCAATTTTAGTGATCTCAGTTTCGGAAGAAAAATCTCGTACTGTCCGGGTTAACATAACTCTTCCGGAAAATATGCTTCGCAAAATAGACATGGTGGCTAAACAAAGAGGAATGTCCAGATCATCCTTTTTGGTGCATGCTGCAGAAAACGCACTTACAGCACCCAACAAAAACAACTCATCTTCTCAGCCTGTATAA
- a CDS encoding ATP-binding protein, which translates to MPMALFVDREHELQFLEQEYTRDRSSLVVIYGRRRIGKTTLIKHFIQDKNAFYFVATEESERENRRNFQHAVSEFTRNPFLKKDVLLEWEEIFSVLHSHQPEARMVIAIDEFQYLGKARSSFPSIFQKIWDQMLAEARVMVILCGSLVGMMVEQTLSYSSPLYGRRTGQIRLDEIPYQDYGQFFQHPEALNCIEYYAVTGGVPKYVELFPPAEDIFQAIEKNILSKRSFLYEEPIFLLEKEFGETGTYFSLIKTIAAGNRKLGKIASALGIGQSGLTKYLKTLQELDLVAREVPITERNPEKSKKGLYRIKDNFINFWFKFVHPFRSYLEIENTELVLDRIREQFRPNLVSFVYEDICRQRLMHRGLGKAPHLHLIQAGRWWNKDTEIDILGISEDKEQVLVGECKYTAGPVDTDVYFHLLEKAQRVDKESQAHMHYVIFSQSGFTDALHHLAHTHEHIHLETV; encoded by the coding sequence ATGCCTATGGCATTATTTGTGGATAGAGAACACGAGCTTCAGTTTCTGGAGCAAGAATACACCCGGGACAGATCCTCCCTGGTGGTTATTTACGGCCGGCGCAGGATCGGCAAAACCACCCTCATCAAGCATTTCATCCAGGATAAAAACGCGTTTTATTTTGTAGCCACCGAAGAGTCGGAGCGGGAAAACAGGAGGAACTTCCAGCACGCGGTTTCGGAATTCACCCGGAACCCCTTTCTGAAAAAGGATGTCCTTCTGGAATGGGAAGAGATCTTTTCTGTGCTGCACAGCCACCAGCCAGAGGCGAGAATGGTCATCGCCATTGACGAGTTTCAATACTTGGGCAAGGCGCGGTCCTCGTTCCCCTCTATTTTCCAGAAGATATGGGATCAGATGCTGGCTGAGGCCAGGGTCATGGTCATTCTCTGCGGCTCCCTGGTGGGAATGATGGTGGAACAGACCCTTTCGTATTCCAGTCCCTTGTACGGAAGACGGACTGGGCAGATACGTCTGGATGAAATTCCATATCAGGATTATGGGCAGTTTTTCCAGCACCCGGAGGCTCTTAATTGCATAGAGTATTATGCCGTGACCGGGGGGGTACCCAAGTATGTGGAGCTTTTTCCCCCGGCTGAAGATATCTTCCAGGCCATTGAGAAAAACATTCTGTCCAAGCGAAGCTTTTTGTATGAAGAACCGATCTTTCTGTTGGAAAAGGAGTTCGGCGAGACCGGAACATACTTTTCCCTGATCAAGACTATTGCCGCCGGGAACAGAAAACTGGGCAAGATTGCCTCTGCTCTGGGCATAGGCCAGTCCGGTCTGACAAAATATCTCAAGACCCTGCAGGAGCTGGATTTGGTGGCCAGAGAAGTTCCGATAACCGAAAGGAACCCGGAAAAGAGCAAAAAGGGCCTGTACCGGATAAAGGACAATTTCATCAACTTTTGGTTCAAGTTTGTCCATCCCTTCAGGAGTTATCTAGAAATTGAGAATACTGAGCTTGTCCTTGACCGGATCAGGGAGCAATTCAGACCGAATCTCGTCAGCTTCGTGTACGAAGACATATGCAGGCAGCGGCTCATGCATCGGGGCCTTGGCAAGGCGCCGCACCTGCACCTGATTCAGGCCGGCCGGTGGTGGAACAAGGATACAGAGATTGATATTTTGGGCATAAGCGAAGACAAAGAGCAGGTGCTGGTCGGGGAATGCAAGTACACTGCCGGTCCTGTGGATACGGATGTCTATTTTCACCTCCTGGAAAAAGCGCAAAGAGTTGATAAGGAAAGCCAGGCCCACATGCACTATGTAATCTTCAGCCAGTCCGGCTTTACCGATGCTCTACACCATCTGGCCCATACCCACGAGCATATCCATTTGGAGACAGTCTAA
- a CDS encoding helix-turn-helix domain-containing protein: protein MGNRNIGAEILDGIYEIKQFKRGKLALRTQELSEPSPPKVIRLKLHMSQSAFAGLMGVSVRTLQDWEQGRREPQGPAVALLRIAEQHPEVFSQLY, encoded by the coding sequence ATGGGTAACAGGAACATTGGGGCAGAAATTCTTGATGGTATCTATGAAATCAAGCAGTTCAAGAGGGGTAAATTGGCTCTCCGAACGCAAGAGCTTTCAGAGCCCTCACCGCCCAAAGTGATCAGGCTGAAATTGCACATGTCGCAGTCAGCATTTGCCGGTCTTATGGGCGTGAGTGTGCGAACCCTTCAGGATTGGGAACAGGGTCGGCGCGAGCCGCAGGGTCCTGCGGTTGCGCTTCTGCGCATTGCTGAGCAACACCCGGAAGTTTTTAGTCAGCTTTACTGA
- a CDS encoding Rpn family recombination-promoting nuclease/putative transposase: MSSSTPRAHDRFFKQIISRPENIRDFIQTYLPTGIVSHLELDTLEVENGNYVAPDLSEYFSDVVVKTKVKTGNPAELYILFEHKSGPEKYARVQVLQYMASSWYAMARDQKAGSDRLPVIIPVVIYHGDRPWNFGLRFEDLFDPPSSEFLPYIPKFDHILHDISHLDEGEIKGTIILQSVQLLLKYIQRPELGDRLPEIIELLGRLGEKRRLTEYLQVVLEYVLQAAENIDIQDVHTALKTIPQGEELMPTIADKLRQEGMQKGRQEGRQEGIQEGRQEGRLEGKRIALMTLINRKFALSAEEKGLIDSVQDPAMLDQAMEAILFAQDKSEVLSLFHQDS, translated from the coding sequence ATGAGTTCCTCCACTCCCCGTGCTCATGATCGCTTTTTCAAGCAAATCATCTCCAGGCCGGAGAATATCCGGGATTTCATACAGACCTACCTCCCAACCGGAATTGTCTCGCATCTGGAGCTGGACACCCTGGAGGTCGAGAACGGAAACTATGTTGCCCCTGACTTGTCCGAGTATTTTAGCGATGTGGTGGTCAAAACCAAAGTCAAGACCGGAAATCCGGCTGAGCTGTATATACTCTTTGAACATAAAAGCGGCCCGGAAAAATACGCCCGAGTGCAGGTGCTGCAATATATGGCCAGCTCCTGGTATGCCATGGCCCGGGACCAGAAGGCAGGATCAGACCGGTTGCCGGTGATCATTCCAGTGGTCATTTACCATGGAGACAGGCCGTGGAACTTTGGCTTGAGATTTGAGGATCTCTTTGATCCGCCATCGTCAGAGTTTCTGCCCTATATTCCAAAGTTTGATCATATCCTGCACGACATCTCTCACCTGGATGAGGGCGAGATCAAGGGCACAATTATCTTGCAGTCTGTGCAGCTCCTGCTAAAATATATCCAAAGACCTGAGCTTGGGGACCGACTGCCGGAGATAATAGAGCTGCTTGGGAGATTGGGAGAGAAGAGGAGGCTCACAGAGTACTTGCAGGTGGTGCTTGAATATGTCCTTCAAGCAGCTGAAAATATTGATATCCAAGATGTGCACACAGCACTGAAGACAATACCTCAGGGAGAGGAGCTTATGCCAACTATAGCAGATAAGCTACGACAGGAAGGGATGCAAAAAGGCCGGCAAGAAGGCCGGCAGGAAGGTATACAAGAAGGCCGGCAGGAAGGCAGATTGGAGGGTAAGCGGATTGCCCTGATGACGCTCATAAACCGGAAGTTTGCCCTCTCTGCTGAAGAAAAAGGACTGATCGATTCTGTACAGGATCCTGCCATGTTGGACCAGGCCATGGAAGCAATCCTTTTCGCCCAGGACAAATCCGAAGTACTCAGCCTATTTCACCAAGATTCTTGA
- a CDS encoding DUF3368 domain-containing protein, translated as MAKLWVVPDAVAAEFEIKRSIAPYVAELETVSKVSLESCLQIHPFVAAWDLGQGESEVLSLSMKKGMGTKAVLDDLQARKCAKLLGVSLIGSVGLIIMAKRVGLIGEAKPEINKLKELGLRIDTDLLTKVFQKIGE; from the coding sequence TTGGCTAAATTATGGGTTGTTCCTGATGCTGTGGCGGCAGAGTTTGAGATCAAAAGATCCATTGCTCCGTATGTTGCCGAATTGGAAACTGTTTCAAAGGTATCTCTGGAATCGTGTCTTCAGATCCATCCTTTTGTAGCCGCTTGGGATCTTGGTCAAGGAGAGAGCGAGGTTTTAAGCCTGTCAATGAAAAAAGGCATGGGTACGAAAGCTGTTCTTGATGATCTGCAGGCCAGAAAGTGCGCGAAGCTTCTCGGGGTGAGTTTGATTGGTTCTGTGGGCTTGATTATCATGGCTAAGCGTGTTGGTCTGATAGGAGAGGCCAAACCTGAAATCAACAAGCTCAAAGAGCTTGGGCTTCGCATTGATACGGACCTGTTGACCAAGGTGTTTCAAAAAATTGGCGAATGA
- a CDS encoding UPF0175 family protein yields the protein METRTVTLDLPVGVFSALRKTPEEFREDIRVIAAVKWYEMGMISQEKASEIAGMCREDFLFELARYNVSPFQYSADDVLEEAGYE from the coding sequence ATGGAAACCAGAACAGTAACCCTTGATTTGCCGGTTGGAGTCTTTTCAGCCCTGCGCAAGACCCCCGAGGAGTTTAGGGAAGACATTCGGGTAATAGCGGCGGTAAAATGGTATGAAATGGGCATGATATCCCAAGAAAAGGCATCCGAAATAGCCGGGATGTGTCGCGAGGATTTTTTGTTCGAGCTGGCCAGGTATAATGTCTCCCCATTTCAATATTCAGCTGATGACGTTCTGGAAGAGGCTGGCTATGAATAG
- a CDS encoding ATP-binding protein, with the protein MDRLREDRPLVQVVLGPRQVGKTTAVLQVCQEWTGPTVYASADAPAPPGTEWIEQAWKSAQFKSTTDQDAVLLVLDEIQKVQNWAEQIKKLWDQTRYWANPIRLVLCGSSSLQIQQGLTESLAGRFEIIRMPHWSFFEMAQCFGWGLEQYIMYGGYPGSASMVTDWLRWADYIQQSLVETAIGKDILLLHRVEKPALLRQLYALSCDYADQIVSYQKLLGQLQDAGNTTTLAHYQHLLEGAYMLKGLQKWHGTKIRTRASSPKWIPRNTALVTSQSGLSPDEWLTEPKRWGRLVEVAVGAHLVNQGEDQGIEVYYWRERNKEVDFVLKKGHRLAALEVKISPVGKPHTGLAQFQKHWPETMSWIIGPDGLDLTDFLNSDLTRFFA; encoded by the coding sequence ATGGACAGACTCCGGGAGGATCGACCACTCGTCCAAGTGGTTCTTGGTCCTCGGCAAGTAGGTAAAACAACTGCTGTCTTGCAGGTGTGTCAGGAATGGACCGGACCCACAGTCTATGCCTCTGCCGATGCCCCGGCCCCTCCAGGCACTGAATGGATAGAGCAGGCCTGGAAGTCAGCTCAATTCAAATCGACTACTGACCAGGATGCAGTTCTCTTGGTCCTGGATGAAATCCAAAAAGTTCAAAACTGGGCCGAACAGATCAAGAAACTCTGGGACCAGACCAGGTATTGGGCAAATCCCATCCGGCTGGTCCTGTGCGGCTCATCCTCCCTGCAAATTCAACAAGGCTTGACTGAAAGCCTGGCTGGACGATTTGAAATAATCCGCATGCCGCATTGGTCGTTTTTTGAGATGGCTCAATGTTTTGGCTGGGGGCTGGAGCAGTATATTATGTATGGTGGATATCCAGGATCAGCCTCTATGGTCACTGACTGGCTGCGCTGGGCCGACTATATTCAACAGTCATTGGTGGAAACCGCTATTGGCAAGGACATCCTGCTCTTGCATCGGGTAGAAAAGCCGGCCCTTCTCCGCCAACTCTACGCCTTGAGCTGCGATTATGCCGACCAGATCGTATCCTACCAAAAATTGCTCGGGCAGCTGCAGGATGCCGGGAATACAACCACCCTGGCCCATTATCAGCACTTGCTGGAAGGGGCCTATATGCTCAAAGGCCTGCAGAAATGGCATGGAACCAAAATCAGGACCAGGGCCTCCAGCCCGAAATGGATACCAAGAAATACCGCCTTGGTCACCTCCCAATCCGGCCTGAGTCCTGACGAATGGCTGACTGAACCGAAACGCTGGGGCCGTCTGGTGGAGGTTGCCGTTGGGGCTCACCTGGTGAACCAAGGGGAAGATCAGGGCATTGAGGTCTACTATTGGCGGGAAAGGAACAAGGAGGTGGATTTTGTGCTGAAAAAGGGCCATAGATTAGCGGCCCTGGAGGTCAAAATATCCCCTGTAGGTAAGCCGCACACTGGTTTGGCCCAGTTTCAAAAACATTGGCCAGAGACCATGTCGTGGATAATTGGTCCGGACGGCCTGGACCTGACCGATTTTCTCAATTCCGATCTCACTCGCTTTTTCGCCTGA
- a CDS encoding diguanylate cyclase: protein MNRTRFANGRLGTRLAVYFALWFLLAGAATIIVVNMVMRERALSEARDKARIILDHNLAVHTYFTHQLKPHILPVAEQNISEEYFDPVWMSSTYAVREIYDYFRELAPRDYYYKECAINARSPQNEADEFEKAFLRRLNRNSGLEQKTVVRDINGKPYFVLLRKGEQMQKSCLRCHSSPQKAPQDMVDAYGPSRSFGRDQGEVVSAISIRIPLEQAFGQVSRITWIMSGGLAAILVLLYIVVYVLNHRLLFVPLRTMAAKARLIAERKEHLGDEVDIPKGKEMREIALALNCMSKRLREHVDDLEGQVQDRTDVLSKVNAMLHQEMDERQKAAQELQNYASQLEHLARTDELTQAFNRRHFLRELEKEADRAKRYGRPLSLAILDLDYFKDVNDTYGHAAGDAVLQALTAACRSVLRTQDVFARMGGEEFAVLLPETSTDGAGQVAERIRELIQEMDVQADDGQVVQFTASLGVASLDKEDDYEVEPLLQRADRALYAAKNAGRNRVVTL, encoded by the coding sequence ATGAACCGTACACGATTTGCCAACGGCCGTCTGGGGACCAGACTGGCCGTCTATTTTGCGCTGTGGTTTCTTCTGGCCGGGGCAGCCACCATCATCGTGGTGAATATGGTCATGCGCGAGCGGGCCTTGAGCGAGGCCAGGGACAAGGCCCGGATCATCCTGGACCACAATCTGGCTGTGCACACCTACTTTACCCACCAGCTCAAGCCCCACATATTACCCGTGGCTGAGCAGAACATCTCAGAGGAGTATTTCGATCCGGTCTGGATGTCTTCCACCTATGCGGTTCGGGAGATATATGACTACTTCCGGGAACTCGCCCCCAGAGACTACTATTACAAGGAATGCGCCATCAACGCTCGCAGTCCGCAGAACGAGGCCGACGAGTTCGAGAAAGCCTTTCTGCGCAGACTGAACCGCAATTCCGGCCTGGAACAGAAAACCGTGGTCCGGGATATCAACGGCAAGCCGTATTTCGTTCTGCTGCGCAAGGGAGAGCAGATGCAGAAGAGCTGTCTGCGCTGCCACAGCAGTCCGCAAAAGGCGCCCCAGGACATGGTGGATGCCTACGGGCCTTCCCGGAGCTTTGGCCGGGACCAAGGAGAAGTGGTCTCGGCGATTTCCATCCGCATTCCCCTGGAGCAGGCCTTTGGCCAGGTGAGCAGGATTACCTGGATCATGTCCGGAGGATTGGCCGCGATTTTGGTCCTTTTGTATATCGTTGTGTATGTCCTCAATCACCGCCTGCTGTTTGTCCCCCTGCGCACCATGGCGGCCAAGGCCCGGTTGATTGCGGAAAGAAAGGAGCACCTGGGTGATGAGGTGGATATCCCAAAGGGAAAGGAAATGCGGGAGATCGCCCTGGCCCTGAACTGCATGTCCAAACGTCTGCGGGAGCATGTGGACGACTTGGAGGGTCAGGTCCAGGACCGGACCGATGTGCTGTCCAAGGTCAATGCAATGCTCCACCAAGAGATGGACGAACGGCAGAAGGCGGCTCAGGAGCTGCAGAACTATGCCAGCCAGCTGGAGCATCTGGCCCGAACCGACGAGCTGACCCAGGCTTTCAATCGCCGTCACTTCCTGCGGGAGCTGGAAAAAGAGGCAGACCGGGCCAAACGGTACGGCCGGCCCTTGTCTCTGGCGATTCTGGACCTGGATTATTTCAAGGATGTGAACGATACCTACGGCCATGCGGCCGGGGACGCAGTGCTCCAGGCCCTTACCGCCGCCTGCCGCAGCGTCCTGCGGACTCAGGACGTGTTTGCCCGCATGGGCGGGGAGGAGTTCGCGGTCCTGCTGCCGGAAACCAGCACGGATGGGGCCGGGCAGGTTGCGGAGCGGATCAGGGAGCTGATCCAGGAAATGGATGTTCAAGCGGATGACGGCCAGGTGGTCCAGTTCACGGCCAGCTTGGGGGTTGCTTCGCTGGATAAGGAGGACGACTACGAGGTGGAGCCATTGCTGCAACGGGCGGATCGGGCCTTGTATGCGGCCAAGAACGCCGGCCGGAACCGGGTGGTGACCCTGTGA
- a CDS encoding PAS domain-containing protein, with translation MDQQFVRNLRLMDELLVSIMREKLSMLSKAAENRTEQHISFPLSDLHTYQGNLIAFVQQWKALRSDIEQLWAQNLQAYHTVRESLRMCEQSWFHLADSLPVMVCTFLPDSSLTYVNRHYCDHFGMDFNRLVGSQFLDFVPQDQADIVQRTYLSLTPHAPAFTLRHKVLVNGSIRWHEWTDRAFFDDQGSITHFQAIGQDISAQKSMEKQSLQRLMAKR, from the coding sequence ATGGACCAGCAGTTTGTGCGCAATCTCAGGTTGATGGATGAGCTTTTGGTCTCCATTATGCGGGAAAAGCTCAGCATGCTCTCCAAGGCTGCTGAAAACAGAACCGAACAGCATATTTCCTTTCCTCTATCCGATCTGCACACCTATCAGGGGAACCTCATTGCATTTGTCCAGCAATGGAAAGCACTGCGATCCGACATCGAACAGCTCTGGGCTCAAAATCTCCAGGCGTATCACACAGTGCGCGAGTCACTCCGCATGTGCGAACAGAGTTGGTTTCATCTCGCCGACAGCCTCCCGGTCATGGTCTGCACATTTCTCCCGGACAGCAGTCTGACCTATGTCAATCGGCACTATTGCGATCATTTCGGGATGGACTTCAACCGCTTGGTCGGAAGCCAATTCCTGGACTTTGTCCCCCAGGACCAGGCGGACATTGTCCAGCGCACCTACCTCTCCCTGACTCCGCACGCACCTGCCTTCACCCTGCGGCATAAGGTCCTGGTCAACGGGAGTATCCGCTGGCACGAGTGGACCGACCGGGCGTTCTTCGACGACCAGGGCAGCATCACCCATTTTCAGGCCATCGGGCAGGACATCAGCGCCCAGAAGAGCATGGAAAAACAATCTCTGCAAAGATTGATGGCCAAAAGATAG
- a CDS encoding REP-associated tyrosine transposase, which translates to MGRSRYLITEPDRTHFLTCTMVEWLPVFSQPEAVHIILDSWNYLRKNAGLQLYGYVILENHLHFIASSSNLDKDVYRFKSYTARHIVDHLITTQRMGLLNLLRFGRKNHKADREYQLWQEGVHAEMIMSNKMMIQKLEYIHANPVKRGYVDLPEHWRYSSARNYAGEQGLIDIDQWWE; encoded by the coding sequence ATGGGCCGCAGCCGCTATCTGATTACAGAGCCGGACAGGACACACTTTCTGACCTGTACTATGGTGGAGTGGCTGCCTGTCTTTTCTCAGCCGGAAGCTGTCCACATCATTCTTGACTCTTGGAACTATCTCAGAAAAAATGCTGGATTACAGCTCTACGGTTATGTCATCCTTGAAAACCACCTGCATTTCATCGCCAGCTCCTCAAACCTGGACAAGGACGTTTATCGATTCAAGTCCTACACAGCCAGGCACATTGTAGATCACTTGATCACAACGCAGCGTATGGGCCTACTGAACCTTCTACGTTTTGGCAGGAAAAATCACAAAGCAGACCGGGAGTATCAGTTGTGGCAAGAAGGTGTGCACGCGGAGATGATCATGAGCAACAAGATGATGATCCAGAAGCTTGAGTATATCCATGCCAATCCGGTCAAACGTGGATACGTGGACCTGCCTGAGCACTGGCGATATTCCAGCGCCAGGAATTATGCCGGAGAGCAAGGGCTGATCGATATTGATCAGTGGTGGGAGTGA
- a CDS encoding type IV pilus modification PilV family protein: MKDEQHIKRCKNMMIRSQGSVLIALVVAMIVIGVLGAAVVSLQGTSSIHEVRANHAERAYNLAESGFRYAHSVWQETEDEYKVEALNGTSIYVPSGGEIKFINVEHKNSTGSIIFTVNEFDDQNSVLSIENVNSTYLPEYNGIFEIEDNNCTYRYLHYDNSTDTLEKIQAVSDEEACFDSLEAGGSATSLDHLVVESRGSFPGSGDLNVNRTVTYWWPISGGASGQSIDVWEEFTDEDDIEKWVSTSGSGAMGEYDIEEEALAVTDVNSGLQETMRGFDGVNNIQNSNYEVQVKVKMENLKSYLAGITFRLQSNYINPGGNNVSYGVSFVKNESSKKSQGQGNANSNKGGGKKSNIPDELIPGYNESYVIFWKDEGNPSAEKVSLLAWSNIDDLSIVKEQGDIKEWSSLLLRIEQKKDENGNKYNQVIVMVGDHAIGSYSGNSNPLDILRKSSFRDGIDLNEDGEEELPWPVKNINGWSSQNDYFTIIEWDGVKNGASLRSKEVNETDYYIKVKTVTGELLFDPESDFEIGLHTWGSNMAGKVFFDDFSVRELAEDQFIPPIQN, from the coding sequence ATGAAAGATGAGCAACATATCAAAAGATGCAAGAATATGATGATAAGGTCCCAAGGAAGTGTACTCATAGCATTGGTTGTGGCCATGATTGTCATTGGTGTGCTGGGAGCGGCAGTCGTCTCTTTGCAGGGAACTTCCTCCATTCATGAAGTAAGGGCCAATCACGCAGAACGAGCCTACAATCTGGCCGAGTCAGGATTTCGATATGCGCATTCGGTTTGGCAGGAGACTGAAGATGAATATAAAGTGGAAGCACTCAATGGTACCTCTATATATGTTCCAAGTGGAGGAGAGATCAAATTTATTAATGTTGAACATAAAAATTCGACAGGATCAATTATTTTTACGGTAAATGAGTTTGATGATCAAAACAGTGTGTTGAGTATCGAAAATGTCAATTCTACGTATTTGCCTGAATACAACGGTATTTTTGAAATTGAAGACAATAATTGCACATATAGATACCTCCACTATGATAACAGCACTGATACCTTGGAAAAAATACAAGCAGTATCAGATGAAGAGGCTTGCTTTGATTCCTTAGAAGCTGGGGGAAGTGCTACGAGCTTGGACCATTTGGTTGTTGAGTCCAGGGGAAGCTTTCCTGGTTCCGGTGATTTGAATGTGAACAGGACAGTGACATATTGGTGGCCGATATCTGGTGGCGCATCAGGGCAGTCGATAGATGTATGGGAGGAATTTACTGATGAAGACGATATTGAAAAATGGGTTTCAACATCAGGTTCAGGAGCCATGGGTGAATATGATATAGAAGAAGAGGCTTTAGCTGTTACTGATGTTAATTCAGGTCTACAGGAAACAATGAGGGGGTTTGATGGAGTGAATAATATTCAAAATTCTAACTACGAAGTTCAAGTGAAAGTAAAAATGGAAAATTTGAAAAGTTATTTAGCTGGAATTACTTTTCGTCTTCAGTCAAATTATATAAATCCTGGAGGGAATAATGTTAGTTATGGAGTATCCTTTGTCAAGAATGAATCCAGTAAGAAAAGTCAAGGTCAAGGAAATGCTAACTCGAATAAGGGAGGTGGTAAAAAATCAAATATCCCAGATGAATTGATTCCAGGATATAATGAATCATATGTGATATTCTGGAAAGATGAAGGAAATCCATCAGCTGAGAAAGTTTCACTGCTGGCGTGGTCTAATATAGATGATTTGTCGATTGTAAAAGAACAGGGAGATATTAAGGAGTGGTCAAGTCTTTTACTTCGTATTGAGCAAAAGAAAGATGAGAATGGTAACAAGTATAACCAAGTAATAGTCATGGTAGGAGATCATGCTATTGGTAGTTATTCAGGGAATAGCAATCCACTAGATATATTAAGAAAAAGTTCATTTCGCGACGGTATTGACTTGAATGAAGATGGAGAGGAAGAATTGCCATGGCCAGTAAAAAATATCAATGGATGGTCATCGCAAAATGATTATTTTACAATTATTGAATGGGACGGAGTTAAAAATGGAGCCTCACTACGAAGCAAAGAAGTAAATGAAACAGATTATTATATTAAGGTGAAAACTGTGACTGGTGAATTATTATTTGATCCCGAAAGTGATTTTGAAATTGGTTTACATACATGGGGGAGTAATATGGCGGGCAAGGTTTTTTTTGACGACTTTTCAGTAAGGGAACTTGCTGAGGATCAATTTATACCCCCAATTCAAAATTAA